In Armatimonadota bacterium, the following proteins share a genomic window:
- a CDS encoding 6,7-dimethyl-8-ribityllumazine synthase encodes MPKTYEGQLVATGYRFAIVVSRFNEFITSKLLGGALDVLARHGVDTERDVEVAWVPGSWEIPLVAMRFARSGQYDAVICLGCVIRGGTPHFEYIAAEAAKGVAQSMLESGVPITFGVLTTDNIEQAIERAGTKAGNKGGEAAISAIEMASLMRQLPQAGR; translated from the coding sequence ATGCCCAAAACGTATGAAGGACAGCTGGTCGCCACGGGGTACCGCTTCGCCATCGTGGTGAGCCGTTTCAACGAGTTTATTACCTCCAAGCTGCTAGGAGGCGCACTGGATGTGCTGGCGCGTCACGGCGTGGACACCGAGCGCGATGTGGAGGTCGCCTGGGTGCCCGGTTCGTGGGAGATCCCGCTGGTAGCCATGCGGTTTGCTCGCAGCGGACAGTACGACGCGGTGATCTGTCTGGGATGCGTGATCCGTGGGGGTACTCCCCACTTCGAGTACATCGCGGCAGAAGCAGCGAAAGGCGTTGCGCAGAGCATGTTAGAATCCGGAGTGCCCATTACTTTCGGCGTGCTGACGACCGATAACATCGAACAGGCAATTGAGCGAGCAGGCACCAAAGCGGGTAATAAAGGTGGTGAAGCCGCCATCAGCGCGATAGAGATGGCCAGCCTGATGCGCCAGTTGCCGCAGGCAGGACGGTGA
- the ribBA gene encoding riboflavin biosynthesis protein RibBA, whose protein sequence is MSAFCPIEEAIERLKRGEIIIVVDDEDRENEGDFVIAAEKVTPEAINFMAKYGRGLICLAATGQRLDELRIGPITSKYTARHGTAMMEPIDARIGTTTGISAYDRAQTIRLFVDPRARPEDFEKPGHVFPLRAVEGGVLRRAGHTEAAVDLARLAGLYPAGVICEIMNDDGTMARVPDLLEIAQRFDLCIVTIADLIRYRRRYEKLVNKVAVARLPTRYGDFTVHAYECTVDPNPYVALVMGDVSDGKPTLVRVHSSCLTGDLLESLRCDCGSQLEIALHKIAEEGRGVLLYIQQEGRGIGLLNKLRAYALQDQGLDTVDANIELGFHADERDYGIGAQILADLGLKEIRLMTNNPTKRIGLEAYGLRIVEIVPIVGTVTPYNKHYLRTKREKLGHILPENGEQVEQKEPEGTVCHAQNV, encoded by the coding sequence ATGAGCGCGTTTTGCCCCATTGAGGAAGCCATCGAACGACTGAAGCGCGGGGAGATCATCATCGTGGTAGATGATGAGGACCGTGAGAACGAGGGTGATTTTGTGATCGCAGCGGAGAAAGTCACTCCCGAAGCCATCAATTTTATGGCGAAGTATGGTCGGGGACTGATTTGTCTTGCTGCCACCGGACAGCGTCTGGATGAGCTGCGAATCGGTCCCATCACCAGCAAATACACCGCCCGACACGGCACAGCGATGATGGAACCGATAGACGCCCGCATCGGAACCACCACAGGCATCTCCGCGTACGACCGGGCGCAGACAATCCGTCTGTTCGTGGACCCCCGTGCCCGCCCGGAGGATTTCGAGAAGCCCGGGCACGTCTTCCCGCTTCGTGCGGTGGAGGGAGGAGTGCTGCGACGTGCGGGACATACAGAGGCGGCTGTAGACCTGGCGCGATTGGCGGGGTTGTACCCAGCGGGCGTCATCTGCGAGATTATGAACGACGACGGCACGATGGCGCGGGTGCCCGACCTGCTGGAGATTGCACAGCGGTTCGATTTGTGTATCGTCACTATCGCAGACCTGATTCGCTACCGAAGACGCTACGAGAAGCTGGTCAACAAGGTAGCAGTGGCGAGGCTGCCTACCCGCTATGGCGATTTTACGGTGCATGCTTACGAGTGCACCGTGGACCCCAACCCGTACGTCGCTTTAGTCATGGGCGATGTGTCTGATGGCAAACCCACGCTCGTGCGAGTGCACTCCAGCTGCCTGACGGGCGACCTGCTGGAGTCGTTGCGGTGTGACTGCGGAAGCCAGCTTGAAATCGCGTTGCACAAAATCGCCGAGGAGGGGCGTGGTGTACTGTTGTACATCCAGCAAGAGGGACGCGGTATCGGTTTGTTGAATAAACTGCGAGCCTACGCCCTGCAGGATCAGGGGTTGGACACGGTAGATGCCAACATCGAACTGGGCTTCCATGCGGACGAGCGCGACTACGGCATCGGGGCACAGATACTGGCGGACCTGGGGCTCAAAGAGATACGGCTGATGACCAATAATCCCACCAAGCGCATCGGGCTGGAAGCGTACGGGCTGAGGATTGTAGAGATCGTGCCGATTGTAGGAACCGTCACCCCTTACAACAAACACTACCTGCGCACCAAACGAGAGAAGCTGGGGCACATCCTGCCGGAGAATGGTGAGCAGGTCGAGCAAAAAGAACCGGAGGGTACCGTTTGCCATGCCCAAAACGTATGA
- the accB gene encoding acetyl-CoA carboxylase, biotin carboxyl carrier protein — protein MVSDEIAQTEMLLRLARRFHLSELEWQEDGLRIFIRRERATVEVPQDIPAPVAVPAKTPEASEQAVLVDLCAPMTGVFYRAPSPDAPPYVEVGDYVEEGQIVCLIEAMKVFNEIPAERSGRIVQICAESGQLVEQGAVLFRLEPEEETA, from the coding sequence ATGGTGTCTGACGAGATAGCCCAAACAGAGATGTTGCTAAGGCTGGCGAGGCGGTTCCATCTCTCGGAGCTGGAGTGGCAGGAAGACGGGCTGCGTATCTTCATCCGGCGGGAAAGGGCAACGGTAGAAGTGCCACAGGACATACCAGCGCCTGTTGCAGTGCCGGCAAAGACGCCCGAAGCTTCTGAGCAGGCAGTGCTCGTGGATTTATGTGCTCCGATGACCGGCGTTTTTTATCGCGCACCGTCACCGGATGCCCCACCATACGTGGAGGTAGGCGACTATGTGGAGGAGGGGCAAATCGTCTGCCTGATTGAAGCCATGAAAGTATTCAACGAGATCCCGGCGGAAAGGTCGGGGCGCATTGTGCAGATATGCGCGGAAAGTGGACAGCTGGTGGAGCAGGGCGCCGTGCTTTTCCGCCTGGAGCCAGAGGAGGAAACTGCGTGA
- a CDS encoding homoserine dehydrogenase, translating into MSKEVIQLGILGLGVVGSGTVEVLRRNRDSIERKIGARLEIRRIAVRDVNKPRRVPVDRSLLTNNAYEVIDDPQVDIVVELIGGVHPAKEYVLRALENGKPVVSANKELLAKEGADIMTAAGKCQLDFAFEGSVGGGIPIIQPMKNALAGNRIERVMGIVNGTTNYILTKMAEEGADFDQALKEAQAQGYAEADPSADVNGHDAQYKIAILASIAFTARVKVDDVYCEGITRITRADMEWAKQLGYAVKLVAIAQEVSAKAVQVRVHPALLPLSHPLASVRDVYNAIMVRGDAVGDVMFYGRGAGSLPTGSAVVGDIIDVSRNLLFGSTGRVGCTCFDQRYVVPIEQIETSYYVRMRVQDRPNVLAQVAGVFGIHNISISSVVQRQINPQEAEIVWITHRAQEGAIRHATAEIRRLPVVMDVCNTIRVEE; encoded by the coding sequence GTGAGCAAAGAGGTCATCCAGCTAGGCATCCTGGGTCTCGGCGTAGTAGGGTCGGGAACGGTAGAGGTACTTCGGCGCAACCGCGATAGCATCGAGCGCAAGATAGGGGCGCGTCTGGAAATCCGCCGTATTGCCGTGCGCGATGTGAACAAACCCCGCCGCGTACCGGTAGACCGCTCTCTGCTAACCAACAACGCCTACGAGGTCATCGATGACCCGCAGGTAGACATCGTGGTAGAGCTGATTGGCGGTGTGCACCCGGCAAAGGAGTATGTGCTGCGTGCACTGGAGAACGGCAAGCCGGTGGTCAGCGCGAACAAGGAACTGCTCGCCAAAGAGGGCGCCGACATCATGACCGCAGCAGGTAAATGCCAGCTGGACTTCGCTTTTGAGGGGAGTGTCGGTGGAGGCATCCCTATCATCCAGCCGATGAAGAACGCGCTGGCTGGCAACCGTATCGAGCGGGTAATGGGCATCGTCAATGGTACCACCAACTACATCCTCACAAAGATGGCTGAGGAGGGTGCCGATTTTGACCAGGCTTTGAAGGAGGCTCAGGCGCAGGGCTATGCGGAAGCCGACCCGAGTGCAGACGTGAACGGACATGACGCCCAGTACAAGATAGCCATCCTTGCCTCTATTGCCTTCACCGCTCGCGTGAAGGTGGACGATGTATATTGCGAGGGTATTACCAGAATTACTCGCGCCGATATGGAATGGGCAAAGCAGCTGGGTTACGCGGTGAAACTAGTAGCGATCGCGCAGGAGGTTTCGGCAAAGGCGGTGCAGGTGCGCGTACATCCAGCGTTGTTGCCCCTGTCGCATCCTCTGGCAAGCGTGCGCGATGTGTACAATGCTATCATGGTGCGCGGCGATGCCGTAGGTGATGTGATGTTCTACGGACGCGGCGCAGGTAGCCTACCGACCGGTAGCGCGGTGGTGGGGGATATTATCGACGTTTCGCGCAACCTGCTGTTCGGCTCCACGGGGCGCGTTGGTTGCACCTGCTTTGACCAGCGATACGTGGTTCCTATCGAGCAGATCGAAACCAGCTACTATGTGCGTATGCGTGTTCAGGACCGCCCGAATGTATTGGCGCAGGTAGCTGGGGTGTTTGGTATCCACAATATCAGCATCTCTTCGGTGGTACAGCGACAGATTAACCCACAGGAGGCGGAAATCGTGTGGATTACCCACCGCGCGCAGGAAGGCGCGATACGCCATGCTACCGCCGAGATACGACGGTTGCCTGTTGTGATGGACGTGTGTAACACCATTCGCGTGGAAGAATGA
- a CDS encoding 2-alkenal reductase has translation MSRPWSTVIAFVLGFAACALILRWMGYQPPSQSRQLVLATLDAPSRPLGSIPGAEAVADASARIEPAVVNIDTFVRPRRSLRLEDFFGQQEAMRGSGSGVIISPDGYIVTNHHVVREADEIVVSLADGRRFLGKPVGADEQSDIAVIKVDARNLPTAELGDSDKLRVGEWAIAVGNPLGLGSTVTVGVISALNRRKLMVEEGRYLEVAIQTDAAINQGNSGGALANIHGQLIGINTAIAAPPGGGSIGIGFAIPINHVKKVVRDILVRGGTVKRARPWIGVYFDAVRPSLMKRMRLPDLNGVAVNEVVPGSPADKAGLQADDVIRRFANRPIRSTQELLEEIMKRQPGDRVDVVVLRNGKVVNLSVTIGTAPDVMR, from the coding sequence ATGTCCAGACCCTGGAGCACGGTCATCGCGTTTGTGCTTGGCTTTGCCGCCTGTGCGCTCATCCTGCGCTGGATGGGCTACCAGCCGCCGTCACAATCCAGGCAGCTGGTGTTGGCGACGCTGGATGCGCCTTCCAGACCCTTGGGCAGTATACCCGGCGCGGAGGCGGTGGCTGATGCCAGCGCGCGCATCGAGCCTGCTGTGGTAAACATCGATACGTTCGTGCGCCCGCGTCGCTCGTTACGACTGGAGGATTTCTTTGGACAGCAGGAGGCGATGCGTGGCTCCGGTTCAGGAGTGATTATCAGTCCTGACGGATACATTGTCACCAATCACCACGTGGTGCGTGAAGCGGACGAGATTGTGGTGTCGCTGGCGGATGGCAGACGCTTTCTGGGAAAGCCTGTCGGTGCAGATGAGCAATCCGACATCGCGGTGATTAAGGTGGATGCCCGGAACCTGCCCACCGCCGAGCTGGGTGACTCCGATAAACTGCGCGTGGGTGAGTGGGCAATCGCTGTGGGGAATCCGCTCGGCTTGGGTAGCACGGTCACCGTGGGCGTCATCAGCGCACTGAACCGGCGCAAGCTGATGGTAGAGGAGGGACGATACCTGGAGGTAGCCATCCAGACCGATGCCGCTATCAACCAGGGCAACTCCGGGGGCGCTCTGGCGAATATTCACGGACAGCTCATCGGGATCAACACCGCTATCGCTGCACCGCCGGGAGGCGGCTCGATAGGTATCGGTTTTGCTATTCCCATCAACCATGTCAAGAAGGTGGTGCGCGATATTCTGGTGCGGGGAGGAACAGTCAAGCGGGCCAGACCGTGGATTGGCGTCTATTTCGACGCGGTGCGCCCCTCGCTGATGAAGCGCATGAGACTACCTGACCTGAACGGTGTGGCTGTCAATGAAGTGGTGCCGGGTAGTCCTGCCGACAAAGCAGGACTGCAGGCGGACGATGTCATCCGCCGTTTCGCGAATCGCCCGATTCGCTCCACACAGGAGCTGCTGGAGGAAATCATGAAGAGGCAGCCGGGCGACCGGGTGGATGTTGTCGTGTTGAGGAACGGCAAAGTGGTCAACCTGTCGGTAACCATCGGAACAGCCCCGGACGTGATGCGCTAA
- the ycf84 gene encoding hypothetical protein: MKLIDRMLLSELLVPFLAGTLAVVLMLIGNMLFFYAEVLFSKGVPVLAVAQMIVYHTPFLLVLTLPVATALSVSLAVNRLARDSEIVVLRNAGASLWRIFLPLLVAGMVISVVNFWLEETVVPHAERQFRRVRDRIFLMQTAPLFRSNVVFKVSDYAFYIGMVENVQGNRAQLRDVQVWEMPVSGYARTILAPRAVYDDGIWRFYDAHVHIYGKDGFAIDAHTAGEITINLRVALEELLSPPAPEETNATELYRQARELEKAGLPATRLWVGYYFKYSIPFACAVFALCSAPLALTFARAGSFMGVLLAIILVFLFWNTLLLARLLGNQGFLPPAVAAWAPNALFAAGGLFILWRLE; the protein is encoded by the coding sequence ATGAAGCTGATAGACCGCATGTTGCTGTCGGAGCTGCTGGTGCCCTTCCTTGCGGGCACGCTGGCTGTGGTGCTGATGCTCATCGGCAACATGCTGTTCTTCTATGCGGAGGTGCTTTTCTCCAAAGGCGTGCCGGTGCTTGCCGTCGCCCAAATGATTGTCTACCACACCCCCTTCCTGCTGGTGCTCACTCTGCCAGTGGCGACGGCGCTATCGGTATCGCTGGCGGTGAACCGTCTGGCAAGGGATTCCGAAATCGTGGTGCTGCGCAATGCTGGTGCCAGCCTCTGGCGTATTTTTTTGCCCCTGCTGGTAGCGGGAATGGTGATTTCTGTGGTAAACTTCTGGCTTGAGGAGACGGTGGTTCCACACGCCGAGCGACAGTTCCGCCGTGTACGCGACCGCATCTTCCTGATGCAGACCGCGCCATTGTTTCGCTCGAACGTGGTGTTCAAAGTGAGTGACTACGCTTTTTACATCGGGATGGTGGAAAATGTACAGGGCAACCGCGCACAGTTGCGAGACGTTCAGGTGTGGGAGATGCCTGTATCCGGCTATGCGCGCACGATACTGGCGCCGCGCGCGGTGTACGATGACGGGATATGGCGATTCTACGATGCACATGTGCACATCTACGGGAAGGATGGCTTCGCGATTGATGCGCACACCGCCGGAGAAATCACCATTAACCTGAGGGTCGCACTGGAGGAGTTGCTCAGCCCGCCGGCGCCAGAGGAAACCAACGCGACAGAGCTGTACCGTCAGGCACGAGAATTAGAAAAAGCAGGACTGCCTGCGACACGGCTGTGGGTGGGGTACTATTTCAAGTACTCTATTCCCTTTGCGTGTGCAGTGTTTGCTTTGTGCAGCGCGCCTCTGGCATTGACCTTTGCGCGTGCGGGCAGTTTTATGGGAGTATTGCTGGCGATTATCCTCGTATTCCTGTTCTGGAACACCCTGCTGCTGGCACGGCTTCTGGGTAATCAGGGGTTCTTGCCACCGGCGGTCGCCGCATGGGCGCCGAATGCCCTGTTCGCTGCCGGGGGATTGTTCATTTTGTGGCGACTGGAGTGA